In the genome of Fusarium poae strain DAOMC 252244 chromosome 1, whole genome shotgun sequence, the window GCTCAATTCTCTACAGCCTTCACCACTCATTCACATCACCGTCGCCTGTCCAAAAGGGCACCAAACTACAATTTCCCGACAACATGGAGTTCTTGCCAATGGGCAGGGCGGAAGCCGAGAACTGCGTGCGAGACATCAAGCATTTCACACCAGACAAAATCGTATTCGACGTCGCTATTGTCCGTATTAACAACCACGGCAAAAAGAGTTTCCTTGCCCACCAGAAACGCAATTCTTCTCTCTATGAGGTACTACTACAAGACCAGGTCTACGACTGGGACGAGTCAATACAACATGCAGTCACACGAAAAGTCAAGGAACACACGAGCCTCAACGTAACGAAGATCGTGGGCTCTGTAAGCCCTATGTATTATTGGTACGACGTAAGAGGGAACCCATACGAGAAACGCTGTTTGCGGCTGGGATATGTTGCCCTCATTTGGGGGGATGGATCCGACTATACGTTCGACACTCATGAGTATAAGAGAGGACTCTGGGTTGAAAAGGGCGAGTGCCGCTGCCTCCCGATGATTGATAGCATGCTCAGTTTTTTGTCACAGGTCTATATGCTTCCGTGGTGGACGGTAAAAGAGAGACCCAATGATGGACGATATCTGGAATTTAGAGGGCGAGTCTGGGCATTTTATGGGCTACCGAATCATTATCTGGGGGGTATAAGAAGCGACGACTCGGCTCTAGACAAAGAagtcgaggaagaagagttcTACAGATGAATGACCACGAATTGTAACCACTACGGTTGGGAAGGGCTGGGTTCAGACATCGTTCTTTTGCCTTGATAATCTGTCGGCAGAAACAAACCACACCTTTCAACCACGATCAACCACAGTCTACCATCCCTTATCATCGTCATgtatcttaattaatataagagAGTGTTTATCCATATTAAATTGTTAAAGGGTGTCCAGCGTGTGTCTATTCATCTCATTCTTGACCGAGGAGTCATGAGCAACTAACGCCCAGTCCCAAGCAACGCAGGCTACAGCATTTAAGACGCCAGTCCTATCTAAACGCCTGTCAAGGTCTCTAAATTACCAAATAAACGCCTAAAACTAGTAACGTCACGCTTTTCATCATGAAAGCCTAGACTAGCTGTTACTCGGCGTAGGACTTGTGGTGGCTGTGTGGAGAACGAGCCACCTTGGACAACAACCTAGACaggcagcaacaacaagaatAAAAGCATTAATATCTCTCTTGCCAATCCATGAAACCTGTCCTTTTAGGCATATATATTCTTGAAACAAATTCTACACTAAATCCTTGCATATTATATACTAGTATtccttttatttaaaagagCAGGATTTCCTTTCTTGGCGCTTATATAAAAATGTTATCCAACATCACCTCCAAACTTGGCCTCTCAAAACCACAAACCTCTACTTTCAAAGTCATTCCTCGTCAAACTTCAAATTACACCATGGCTCAGAAGATAGAATACAAGTCTAACGAAATTCCCATCCCGGATTCATTCCTTGCTTCTCCTTCACCAACACCAATAACATCTCATCAAATCGACTTTGCAAACTCCCCTCTTCCTCAATACGACGGCCACACGGCTCTTGTCCTAAACAATGTTTTGTCTCCTGATGAATGCCGCGAGCTTCTTTCGCTAGCTGAAGAATCCGTCCCGCGCGATGATGAGACTCAATCGGCGTGGAAACCCGCTTTGGTGAGTGGCGGTGATGGATATGAGAGTCGTGCGCCAGGCTATCGCGAGAGTGATAGGATTATCTGGGATCAGCAGACGATAGTTGATCGTCTTTGGGAACGATGTCTGCAAGCTGACGGTCTGCGCGATTTACTCGCCGTCGTTCCTCACGAGCCTTGGATGAAAGGTGGCCAGTTTGTCTTTAGTCGCTTGAACGACAGAATGCGCTTCCTAAAGTATTCACCTGGACAGTACTTCAAGCGTAAGTTACTCTATATCTCCATCTTTTAGTACCGTGCTAACCATATGAAGCTCACTGCGATGGTGCATACTTCTATACTGAAGGTCCTGGGAAAGAATTCGAGACATTTTACACTGTCCATCTCTACCTCAACGACTCTGTCGAGAATGACCCTACAGCAGAGCTCCAAGGTGGCGCGACCTCGTTTCTTGACAGAaagggagagaagagagtTGATGTGAACCCTAAGGCCGGAAGTGTTCTCATTTTTCAGCACAAGGGACTTTTCCATGAAGGAGCGCTAGTGAACAAGGGAATCAAGTACACCATGAGAACAGACATTCTCTACGAATGGATACCTgacaatgatgaagaagaagagccacAGACAAAGGCTGCTTGGTGGGAATAAAATACTTGCAGCAGTATATTGTATTTTGAGAATAGTGTGCAGGCATTAATTAAGTCTATATCATTATTATGATCTCTGCTTTGGCattttcttctcctccatctcctcaacatcctTCTTTTTGTGAAAGTGCGGCGCCAACTCTGATAGCCATCTAGGCTCAATCGGCATCACACTACGCATATACTCCTTAGTCGTCTGTACCAACTCAAAATAAACCACCATTTTCTCGGGCGGATCGATAGCCATGAGTACACTACTCGGATGGATCCACACAGTCGTATTATTCTTGACCGTCCTGTAGCTATCACCACTCTTCTGGAGCCGTGCGGCATTGGGGAAGAAGCCGGCTGTGATGGCGCGCTTGATGGGTCGTAGGTTCGTGGCGCCGCATGTGGATGGTGCCACCTCGACACGTTCACAGAGCTTTGCTAGTTGGTCGCGGACGTCGCGTGCGCGTGTGAGAGAGCGTTGCTGCAAGAAGTTCTCCTTGGCCCAAACTGGGGAGAAATCACTGTCGACCCATTGGTTCCACACATTGAGGAGCGTAATGTGATCGCCGCCGTCCTTGACTGTGAATCGGTTTCGGGCGCTATCTGCATGgatcttcttgtccttgggcCGGAAGAAGAGGGCAGATGCTTCACCAAGCATGGATACAATAGACAAAACCTCCTCAACACATCCTTCCTTGTCTGCAGCAAGTACAGCCTTGGCAAGCATGGGGTCTGTAGGAAACTCACCCATCTGTCGCCCAAGCTTGGTCAACTCTCCGCGATGATTCAACGCCTGCAGAGCAAACAGTTGGTTCAGAGCACCAATGAGAGCTTCTGTGGGTGGAGGATCCATAAACTCGAAATCGAGCAATTCATTAATACCAAGAGACTTCAACTGAAGCACAACTCCATTCAGGTTTGTCCTTTGGATTTCCGGCGTGGTCGACTCGTCCATCTCGTTCATGTATGCGAACTTGGTATACAAACGGAAACATTTTCCTGGTCCGACACGACCAGCTCGACCACTTCGCTGATTGGCAGAGGCTCTCGAACAGGGAACGACAACCAAGTTAGACATGCCTGTCGCGGGGTTGTAGACGTTTTCCTTGACATAGCCTGGGTCAATGACATAAACAATGCCATCAATCGTCAAACTGGTTTCAGCAATGTTGGTAGCCAGCACAACCTTGCGAGCACCGTCTGGTGTGGGCTCGAAAATCTTGGACTGTAATTCAGAAGGCAAGTTGGCATAGATGGGACAAACAACAAGTTCTTTAACGCGATTGCCGAGCTTCTTTGCTGTTTCTGCAATTTCGAGCTCGGCTGCTTCGATCTCGTCTTGACCTGTCAAGAAGATCAGAATGTCGCCCTTGGGTTGTGTGGTATGGATCTGGAAAGTCGTCGTAATAGCGGCAGCCAGGTAGTTAGCTTCGGGGCTAGGAGTGTAATAGATATCGACAGGATATCGTCGACCAGGAATATTAAAGATAGGTGCATCGTCAAAGTACTGCGCAAACTTTTCAGCGTTCATGGTAGCTGAAGAAATCAATAGTTTTAGATCGGGTCGTTCTCTCGCAAGATCCTTGATCAAAGCCAATAGAATATCAGTATGGACTGTGCGTTCGTGGGCTTCGTCGATCATCAGCGCCGAGTACCCTGCCAGATCCGGTTCCGTCATGAATTCTCGTAGCAACATGCCATCAGTCATGTACTTGAGGACAGTCTTATCGCTTGTGCAGTCTTCAAAACGAATAGTGTATCCAACTTCGTTTCCAACTTTGACACCGACTTCTTCAGACACACGAGCTGCTACACTCATGGCTGCCACTCGTCGGGGCTGGGTACACCCAACCTTCATGCCGTTCTTGGTGTAACCAGCCTCGTGGAGGTACTGCGGTAGTTGGGTCGTCTTTCCACTACCGGTCTCTCCGACAATAACTAGAACCTGGTACTGCTCCAGAGCAGCAAGAAACTCGTCTCGGTATTGGTAAATGGGTAGACTTTTCCTTGTCTCTTCAATTGACAGAGCCTTCTTTTCAGCTGCGTCGATTTGCGCCTCGAGGAATTGTTGTTCCTTGGTCAATTTCCGATCATCTCCAGCCATACGTGAATCCAAGTTCCACTGGATATACTGGGAATCGTCCATAACATAGTCGTAATCATCGTTCTCTCTCTCGGCGCGCTGAATCTGCGCCTTGGCCTTTGAGGCCTGCTCTCGTTCCCACTCCTCATGCTCAGTAACGAATTTCTCCTGTCCAAATTCGTCTTTCTCGACGTATCGTTTATATAGTGCTtcctcctttttctttcGGTCGAGTTTGCCCTTCTCTGTGATGTAATCCTCTGGCATAGCATATCCATCCCTGTGATCGTCGATCTTGAGGCGCTCCTCAGCCAGTCGCAAGATCTCTCTGTTCTTGGCAAActctgccttttctttttccgaCAGTCGCACACCGCTTCGTAATTCAGCAGTTTCCTCTGCGACCTGCTTGCGCAGAAGGGCTAATCGTTCGGTCTCTCGTTTCTTGAGGTATTCCTGTCGTGATCGTTCTCGAATATCGGGCAGCGCTTGGTTTCGCGCTTCAGCGTCTTCGGCGagtcttcttctcgatgagGATACATCGTCTCTGTCGTCCTTTTTCGACTTTTTGCTGTCCTTTTCTCTCAAACGCTTTGCGAAAGCCTCGCGCTCTTCAATATCCTTTTTGCGTTCCAATTCTTCTTTCGCGCCATCGGACATTTCTTCGTCTCGTGATGCATTATGGCTGAGCTTGACTCGCTTGCTTGGTGATTGCTCAAACTCGGGctcatcgtcttcctcctctgGTTCATCAGAAGGTGGCTCCTCGTCGCCCCACCGATCATCAAAATCGGCCTTGTCGTCGCGTCGTCGATATTGTTTGGGTCGACTATGGCGAGATGAAGATTCTCGAGTTGGGGATCTCGAGCGACTGCGTTCGCGACGGGACTTTGAGCGGCGGGAAGATGACTTGTCGTCGCGGTCTCGTTCGCGATGTCGGTGCCTGGatttcttctccttggtaACTTTCTGAGGACCTACCTCATCCACTTCCATGGGAAGGAGAGCGTACCTTTTAGAGGCCATTTTGGTTGATGTTTGGAAGAAATGGTAGGACCAAAGAAATGTGTATTGACGTATTGAAGATACGGAGAAGGTATAGTCCGGAGCGAATGCTGACTAATCACAGGCTctcagatgatgaggattggaaggaagaagaagttgctgctgtctcTGAACGGCATAAGTAAGTCCCCCAGATCATAGAGTTCAGTCGTTACTCTGTTCTGTCAGTGTTAGAAAACTTAGTCTCAAGTCTAGCTTTTGTAGTAAAGCTACACGCCCAAAAAGTCATCTCCCCTAATGAAAGGAAGTCTATCCGTAGCAAGACCTGTGCCTAGGATGGCCAATTCAGCATCAGGATCCAGTCTAAAGCTTGTCTGTATATTTTTAACCTTTAGTTCTAACCCAGACTTTCTCAATCTTTTAGAAGCTTTCAATTTAATGGTTTTAGCTTCCAAAGTATAACCATACTGTCAGACTGTCGATGCAAGCTTCAACCACTAAGATTAGCAGATATCCAAGGCAGGCAATTGTAGCCACACAGCCACACAGCCACACAGCCACACCTGCAGGCCCGAGTAAATCGATAAGCCATTCCATTAACCCCCAAAAAGTGTAGTAGACAAGCAATTGATAACACGCTGGTGTTTCGCAGGTTGAGCCGAGTCCTCTGttctttgttgttctttCCTTCCCTCTTTTTCCTCGCAACACGTTTCAATTCCGTCTTTCTTTACATGTCTATGCTCCAAACTCTTCAAACTGCCTtggctttttaatatttccAAATCTTGCTGAAATTGACGCACAATGTTGTTTCATACAGCGGCCCTTGTGGTCCTTTTAGCTCTGGTCCAGCTAGCTGTTTGCGCCGAGGACTACTACAAGGTAAACTCACATCAAAGAACCTCGAAACAACCCCAAACTAACTTTTCTGCAGATCCTCGGTGTTAACAGAAAAGCTACGAACAAAGAGTTGAAGCAAGCATATCGACAATTGTCAAAGAAGTTCCACCCAGACAAGAATCCGTATGCCCCTCCATGGACACCTGTCTGTTTCACTGCATACTAACCTTTCCAAGTGGCGATGACACAGCGCATGACAAGTTCGTCGAAGTCTCCGAAGCCTACGATGTCCTAAGCGACGAGGAAATGCGCAAGGTCTACGACCATCATGGCCACGAAGGCGTCCAGCAGCGCCGTCAGGGAGGCGGAGGCGGTGGTGGTCATGATCCCTTTGATCTCTTTAGCCGATTCTTCGGCGGCCACGGTCACTTCGGTCGAGGATCCAGCGAGCCCCGAGGTCACAACGTCGAGGTCCGTGTCGAAATTACTCTCCGCGATTTTTACAACGGCGCCACTACCGAATTCTCTTGGAACAAGCAACATATCTGCGAATCATGTGAAGGTACTGGAAGTGCAGATGGTCAAGTCGATACCTGTCAACACTGCGGTGGTCATGGTGTGCGTCTGATGAAGCGCCAGCTTGCTCCCGGTATGTTCCAGCAGTTTCAGCAACGATGCGACGCCTGTGGTGGTCGAGGCAAGCACATCAAGCACAAGTGTAAAGTGTGTCATGGTGAGCGAGTCGAGAAGAAGTCCACGCCCGTCCAACTCAACATCCAGCGTGGAGCTGCCCGCGACACCCGTCTTGTCTACGAGAATGAAGCCGATGAAAGCCCTGATTGGGTTCCCGGTGATTTGCTGGTTACACTATCTGAGAAGGAGCCCTCATATGATAACAACCCCGATAAAGTCGACGGCGCATTCTTCCGTCGCAAGGGTGACGATCTTTACTGGAACGAAGTCCTTTCTCTCCGCGAGGCCTGGATGGGCGGTTGGACTCGCAACCTCACTCATCTCGACAACCACATTGTTCGTCTAAGTCGACCCCGCGGTCAAGTCATCCAGCCCGGCCACGTCGAGACTGTCGTCGGCGAAGGCATGCCCATCTGGCACGAAGACGGCGACAGCGTCTACCACAAGACTGAGTTTGGAAACCTATACGTCGAGTACACCGTCGTACTACCTGATCAATTGGACACCAACATGGAAAGTGAATTCTGGAGTCTCTGGGAGAAGTGGCGACTCAAGAACGGCGTTGACTTGCAAAAAGATAGCGGACGACCGGAGCCAGAGCGTGCTCATGATGAGTTATGATGAAAGGACAGAGTGTATAGGGTTGGGAGTTATGAAGGAGGTGGCGTGCAGTGAACAAAAGGATACCAATTGCGTActcaatattatatagaatactACAAGACTCGCCATCGAGGGACTTGATTTCGAAGAGTTTTGACTTTTGAAGTGTAAACACTATAATTCTTATCACTGCGATACAAGACGCAGCTTTGACCCACATTTGAGTTACATCGATCAATACAGAAACTACGAGAACCATCCAAGGGTAATGTATAGAAGTAggaaaattatatattatgaTCGCCCTTCAATCCAACCGAAACTTCTACAATGTCCATCTGGCAATGAAGACCAGAAACGACATTTCAAGAAACACTAGCATAGCCTGAAGTAGGGTAATTATCTACCATATAAGCAATAATGATGATGCAGTGATTTCATTTCATTTtcccttcttttctctctccctttcctttttattctCCCCTTACAAACACTCCTTTCTTCCTTAAGAAAACAATAAACATAATGTCTAGTTCAACACCAGGAACCTCACATGCAAACACTCCCTCACCAAATGACACTACTTGTACCACCACTCCTTCTACTAACACATCCGCTCACGATGTGGTAGAACTCTCCCGTTCAGACCTCACCACAGTCAAATATACAGACTACAGAACAGACAAACACCTCATACTCTGTGGCAAATGCCGCGGTGTACTCAATGTCTCATATTATAGTTGCATATGCGAGCATGATTCTGATGTTGCTCGTGCAGCTTGATGAGGTATACGATCCGTTAACGATAAGACGTTAATTATGAGCGGGCTGCAACACTTTATGAAACGACATACCACAAAAGCTTGAATTTCACCTAATACTTAACACAATATATGTGTAATATAGTCGATAACTCTTCCGAGCCAGCAACTCTGGCGAATCTGGTAAATCTGAGGTAGTGTCGGAAACAGAAACCTCATACTTCACATGGTCGACGAAACATACTGTCATGAAATACACATATACAGTCACAGTTGATAGAAAGGCAAGCTTGAACAATTATCATAAACAGACATAAACCATATTTCTCTATATAGGCCGTAATGTATAAATAGTCGTAGCGTCATATCATAAGTCCACCCGAACAGAAGCCATTATCATATCCAAccaaggaaaaaagaaagagcaTTCACAATCATGAAGTCATTAGTCCCGATGTCGTCTTCGTCGCCTCCTTTCGTCACGGCGTCCATCATCAATAGCCTCTCGTTGATCCGGCTGCTGCAATCCACCAAGAACAGTTCCAAGAATTCCAAGCCATCCACCTTTGCCCTCAAGTGC includes:
- the CDC28 gene encoding Cyclin-dependent kinase catalytic subunit (BUSCO:4822at5125); the protein is MASKRYALLPMEVDEVGPQKVTKEKKSRHRHRERDRDDKSSSRRSKSRRERSRSRSPTRESSSRHSRPKQYRRRDDKADFDDRWGDEEPPSDEPEEEDDEPEFEQSPSKRVKLSHNASRDEEMSDGAKEELERKKDIEEREAFAKRLREKDSKKSKKDDRDDVSSSRRRLAEDAEARNQALPDIRERSRQEYLKKRETERLALLRKQVAEETAELRSGVRLSEKEKAEFAKNREILRLAEERLKIDDHRDGYAMPEDYITEKGKLDRKKKEEALYKRYVEKDEFGQEKFVTEHEEWEREQASKAKAQIQRAERENDDYDYVMDDSQYIQWNLDSRMAGDDRKLTKEQQFLEAQIDAAEKKALSIEETRKSLPIYQYRDEFLAALEQYQVLVIVGETGSGKTTQLPQYLHEAGYTKNGMKVGCTQPRRVAAMSVAARVSEEVGVKVGNEVGYTIRFEDCTSDKTVLKYMTDGMLLREFMTEPDLAGYSALMIDEAHERTVHTDILLALIKDLARERPDLKLLISSATMNAEKFAQYFDDAPIFNIPGRRYPVDIYYTPSPEANYLAAAITTTFQIHTTQPKGDILIFLTGQDEIEAAELEIAETAKKLGNRVKELVVCPIYANLPSELQSKIFEPTPDGARKVVLATNIAETSLTIDGIVYVIDPGYVKENVYNPATGMSNLVVVPCSRASANQRSGRAGRVGPGKCFRLYTKFAYMNEMDESTTPEIQRTNLNGVVLQLKSLGINELLDFEFMDPPPTEALIGALNQLFALQALNHRGELTKLGRQMGEFPTDPMLAKAVLAADKEGCVEEVLSIVSMLGEASALFFRPKDKKIHADSARNRFTVKDGGDHITLLNVWNQWVDSDFSPVWAKENFLQQRSLTRARDVRDQLAKLCERVEVAPSTCGATNLRPIKRAITAGFFPNAARLQKSGDSYRTVKNNTTVWIHPSSVLMAIDPPEKMVVYFELVQTTKEYMRSVMPIEPRWLSELAPHFHKKKDVEEMEEKKMPKQRS
- a CDS encoding hypothetical protein (SECRETED:SignalP(1-20)~BUSCO:25405at5125) codes for the protein MLFHTAALVVLLALVQLAVCAEDYYKILGVNRKATNKELKQAYRQLSKKFHPDKNPGDDTAHDKFVEVSEAYDVLSDEEMRKVYDHHGHEGVQQRRQGGGGGGGHDPFDLFSRFFGGHGHFGRGSSEPRGHNVEVRVEITLRDFYNGATTEFSWNKQHICESCEGTGSADGQVDTCQHCGGHGVRLMKRQLAPGMFQQFQQRCDACGGRGKHIKHKCKVCHGERVEKKSTPVQLNIQRGAARDTRLVYENEADESPDWVPGDLLVTLSEKEPSYDNNPDKVDGAFFRRKGDDLYWNEVLSLREAWMGGWTRNLTHLDNHIVRLSRPRGQVIQPGHVETVVGEGMPIWHEDGDSVYHKTEFGNLYVEYTVVLPDQLDTNMESEFWSLWEKWRLKNGVDLQKDSGRPEPERAHDEL